One window of Atribacter laminatus genomic DNA carries:
- a CDS encoding bactofilin family protein, producing MSLIKSHESVKDVAILGDQTRLDGHYQGEGTVMIQGEFSGSIDSVNVIITRHGQSKAFIQAKNLEIWGTLAGFTHTEKVICRSSCRITGIIMSNGIAIEPGTTFEGGLTFPQTGDSGEK from the coding sequence ATGAGCTTAATCAAAAGTCATGAAAGTGTAAAAGATGTCGCAATATTGGGGGATCAAACTCGTCTTGATGGTCATTATCAAGGCGAGGGAACGGTCATGATTCAAGGTGAATTTAGTGGATCTATTGATTCAGTGAATGTCATTATTACCCGACATGGTCAATCAAAAGCCTTTATCCAGGCAAAAAACTTAGAGATTTGGGGAACTTTAGCAGGTTTTACCCATACAGAAAAAGTTATCTGTCGTAGTTCGTGTCGAATAACGGGAATAATTATGTCAAATGGAATTGCCATAGAACCTGGAACAACGTTTGAGGGTGGATTGACATTCCCCCAGACTGGTGATAGTGGTGAAAAGTAA
- a CDS encoding type III pantothenate kinase has product MLLTIDVGNTHTTFGVFHSEKLLADWRVSTSSRRTSDEWGYILKELIADQGIEEKNINQVAISCVVPPVLNNLRELFEKKWINVLMVIGPGVRTGLSIRAEPKETGADRIVNAVAAAHIYGGDLVIIDFGTATTFCAINANREYLGGSIAPGIGISQEALYEKTARLPRIDVEIPDKCIGRNTVEAMHSGIFYGYIGLCREIVINMKKEFAPKARVVATGGWGIFLHNYCDFIDFFNPTLTLEGLRIINELNQKS; this is encoded by the coding sequence ATGCTTTTAACCATAGATGTTGGAAATACCCATACCACTTTCGGAGTTTTTCATAGCGAAAAGCTTCTAGCTGATTGGAGAGTTTCGACTTCGTCGCGTCGAACGAGTGATGAATGGGGATATATACTAAAAGAACTCATAGCCGATCAAGGCATTGAGGAAAAAAATATAAATCAAGTGGCGATATCCTGCGTTGTGCCGCCAGTCCTCAATAATCTTCGTGAACTGTTTGAGAAGAAATGGATAAATGTATTAATGGTGATCGGTCCAGGAGTTCGTACTGGTTTATCAATAAGAGCGGAACCAAAAGAAACCGGCGCTGATCGAATTGTTAATGCTGTAGCAGCTGCGCATATTTATGGTGGTGACTTAGTGATTATCGATTTTGGAACAGCAACTACCTTTTGTGCAATTAATGCGAATCGTGAATACTTGGGAGGGTCAATTGCTCCAGGAATAGGAATTTCCCAAGAAGCTCTTTATGAAAAAACTGCTCGTTTACCTCGAATTGATGTTGAAATCCCGGATAAATGTATTGGGCGTAATACGGTTGAGGCAATGCATTCAGGCATTTTCTATGGATACATCGGATTATGCAGAGAGATTGTTATAAATATGAAGAAAGAATTTGCCCCAAAAGCACGAGTCGTTGCAACGGGAGGATGGGGAATATTTCTACATAATTATTGTGATTTTATTGATTTTTTTAATCCAACACTTACTCTTGAAGGTTTGAGAATTATTAATGAGCTTAATCAAAAGTCATGA
- a CDS encoding IS481 family transposase: MPWTEVHKVDLRQELIYRYLNKEKVTDLCREYGISRKTAYKFIHRFQAFGLDGLKDQSRRPHHLAGQTDALTEQMILDTKFKHPSWGAKKLKPALERQYPDIVFPAISTISAILSRHGLVRSHPRRLRRSVPTSQLRTSHEPNEIWCVDFKGQFRTQDRKYCYPLTITDHYSRYLLACEALSSPSIQESLPVFKECFSTYGLPQVIRSDNGSPFASLHSPFGLTQLSVWLVKLGIILERIDPGHPEQNSRHERMHRTLKEEACQKPATNLFTQQDRFETFKTIYNTVRPHEAINQETPASWYHKSDRPYPKTLSDCEYPHHTLTRKVDSSGRISLYGNRLIRISKVFAGELLGFKDYTHSWLVSFSTYDIGIIDKKTLTFESTEIQDD; this comes from the coding sequence ATGCCATGGACGGAGGTACACAAAGTGGATCTCAGACAAGAATTGATTTATCGTTATCTCAACAAGGAAAAGGTGACAGATTTGTGTCGAGAATATGGAATCTCTCGAAAAACCGCCTATAAGTTTATTCATCGTTTTCAAGCCTTTGGTTTGGATGGACTTAAAGATCAATCCCGACGTCCTCATCACCTGGCGGGTCAAACTGATGCCCTGACCGAGCAAATGATTCTGGATACCAAATTCAAGCATCCCAGTTGGGGAGCTAAAAAGCTCAAGCCCGCCTTGGAAAGACAGTATCCCGATATTGTCTTTCCAGCAATCAGTACCATCAGTGCCATCTTATCTCGCCATGGACTGGTGAGATCACACCCTCGTCGATTGAGAAGAAGTGTGCCAACCAGTCAACTTCGAACCAGCCATGAACCCAATGAGATCTGGTGTGTCGACTTTAAAGGACAATTTCGAACCCAAGATCGGAAATACTGTTATCCTTTAACCATCACCGATCACTATAGCCGGTATCTCCTTGCCTGTGAAGCTCTTTCCTCTCCCAGCATTCAAGAATCCCTTCCGGTCTTCAAAGAGTGCTTTTCCACATATGGTCTTCCCCAGGTGATCCGCAGTGATAACGGGAGTCCCTTTGCTTCTCTTCACTCTCCCTTTGGACTCACTCAACTCTCGGTGTGGTTAGTGAAACTCGGCATCATCTTAGAGCGCATTGATCCGGGACATCCAGAACAAAATAGCCGTCATGAACGGATGCACCGCACCTTAAAAGAAGAGGCCTGTCAAAAACCAGCCACCAATCTTTTCACCCAACAAGACCGCTTTGAAACCTTTAAAACCATCTATAACACCGTACGACCCCATGAAGCAATCAACCAAGAAACCCCAGCTTCCTGGTACCACAAAAGTGACCGGCCCTATCCAAAAACCTTAAGTGATTGTGAATATCCTCATCATACGCTCACTCGTAAAGTCGATTCCTCAGGACGGATTTCTCTTTATGGCAACCGTCTGATCAGAATCAGTAAAGTCTTTGCTGGTGAACTTCTCGGATTCAAAGACTATACTCATTCCTGGTTAGTTAGTTTCTCTACCTATGATATTGGTATAATTGATAAAAAGACCCTTACTTTTGAATCAACGGAGATTCAAGATGATTAA
- a CDS encoding ECF transporter S component: protein MKLQTKKIVLAGVLGAISIILSVTPIGLIPVPNLSGSATTMHIPAIVAGIIGGPLVGALVGLILAFSTMNLFFAMGVNLVACFVPRILIGVVAFYIWTGLKKGNVGIVASSLGATFVNTIGVLGLAVLFGNFTLQQIAPIIALNGTLELIFSAIIVLPLVKILQHQFPSK, encoded by the coding sequence GTGAAATTACAAACAAAAAAGATAGTATTAGCTGGTGTGTTAGGGGCAATTTCTATTATCCTCAGTGTAACTCCTATTGGATTAATCCCGGTACCAAATCTCTCAGGATCAGCAACGACGATGCATATACCAGCTATAGTTGCTGGTATAATTGGTGGTCCTTTGGTTGGCGCTTTAGTTGGTCTTATCCTTGCTTTTTCTACAATGAATTTGTTCTTCGCCATGGGGGTTAATCTTGTTGCCTGTTTTGTTCCTCGAATATTGATTGGTGTAGTTGCTTTTTATATTTGGACTGGTTTGAAGAAAGGAAATGTTGGTATCGTTGCATCAAGCTTGGGAGCTACTTTTGTTAATACAATAGGAGTCTTAGGTTTAGCTGTTTTATTTGGGAATTTTACCCTACAACAGATAGCTCCAATTATTGCTTTAAATGGAACATTAGAACTCATTTTTTCAGCGATAATTGTTCTTCCTTTGGTCAAAATATTGCAGCACCAGTTCCCTTCAAAATGA
- a CDS encoding P1 family peptidase — MKGLKIGHYTDLSVYTGSTVFLFERKNRAIASVRGGAPGSRELNALSPGQLVENIDALVFSGGSSFGIDSMSGAVEYLRQKGVGYKTKAANIPIVAGAVIYDLEVGKNAAPHSEWVYTACENATEKPKEGTVGAGTGASVGKSSGIRFAMKSGFGWGKSPQHRDGIHTFIVTNALGDIYDPRNGQLLAGRRNKSGEIEGFLKNIQNDTGFTSYYNTTLTLVVLDYFFSREDLLMLSHVVHSALSTCIRPYATLFDGDTIFMVSMGDRRPNYLSILQGLYESVAEAVIHSILFAEGLPMLPSRSDIIK; from the coding sequence ATGAAAGGGTTGAAAATTGGGCATTATACAGATTTAAGTGTTTATACCGGGAGTACAGTATTTCTTTTTGAAAGAAAAAACCGCGCTATAGCCTCAGTTCGTGGTGGTGCACCGGGAAGTAGGGAGCTCAATGCTCTTTCTCCGGGGCAATTGGTTGAAAATATTGATGCTTTGGTATTCTCTGGAGGTAGTTCATTTGGAATTGATAGTATGTCAGGAGCAGTTGAGTATCTACGCCAAAAAGGAGTTGGATATAAAACCAAAGCCGCCAATATTCCAATTGTCGCTGGTGCAGTTATCTATGATTTAGAAGTTGGAAAAAATGCTGCTCCTCATTCAGAATGGGTTTATACTGCTTGTGAGAACGCAACCGAGAAACCAAAAGAAGGAACGGTAGGAGCTGGGACTGGGGCTTCAGTAGGAAAAAGCTCGGGAATTCGATTTGCTATGAAAAGTGGTTTTGGATGGGGAAAATCTCCTCAGCATCGAGACGGTATCCATACTTTTATTGTTACCAACGCATTAGGCGACATTTATGATCCTAGAAATGGACAATTATTAGCTGGTAGAAGAAACAAAAGCGGGGAAATTGAAGGCTTTTTGAAAAATATTCAAAATGATACTGGTTTTACATCTTATTATAATACCACCTTGACTTTGGTTGTTCTGGACTATTTTTTTTCAAGAGAAGACCTTTTAATGCTTTCTCATGTTGTTCATTCTGCTTTATCAACTTGCATTCGACCCTATGCAACTCTTTTTGATGGGGATACCATTTTTATGGTTTCAATGGGTGATCGACGTCCCAACTATCTGAGCATACTTCAGGGGTTATATGAAAGTGTTGCCGAAGCTGTTATCCATTCAATTTTATTCGCTGAAGGGTTACCTATGCTTCCTTCACGAAGTGATATAATAAAATAA
- a CDS encoding zinc ribbon domain-containing protein, whose product MGGFSYILIFAVLIIGAIVWGLKRKKTISVSDFWQEKESEYSEKRILSSFARYLGGHARFETTTEGLLFLMSKSLWFENFEKGANIFGFAFPFEKVIFRIPLSRIGQTKTIPEKELISQGILHPSMNVRRVNRKPEYLSVSYIDEWGREKELFFDSMVDLSQWHQAIKTALDNYVPDVEEEKIGVCPKCGKKVSPDFKLCPYCGCRLS is encoded by the coding sequence ATGGGCGGCTTTTCATATATTTTAATTTTTGCAGTTTTAATAATTGGAGCGATTGTCTGGGGTTTGAAGAGAAAAAAGACGATCTCGGTTTCTGATTTTTGGCAAGAAAAAGAAAGTGAATATTCAGAAAAAAGAATCCTTTCATCTTTTGCCCGTTATTTAGGAGGCCATGCCCGTTTTGAAACGACAACGGAAGGCCTCCTTTTTTTAATGTCAAAAAGTTTGTGGTTCGAGAATTTTGAAAAAGGTGCAAATATTTTTGGATTTGCTTTTCCTTTCGAAAAAGTCATTTTTCGAATTCCACTCTCCCGGATTGGTCAAACCAAAACAATCCCCGAAAAAGAACTTATCTCTCAAGGCATACTTCATCCTAGTATGAATGTAAGACGTGTCAATCGAAAGCCAGAATATCTTTCGGTGAGTTATATAGATGAATGGGGAAGAGAAAAAGAATTATTTTTTGACAGCATGGTTGACCTTTCACAATGGCATCAAGCCATAAAAACTGCTTTAGATAATTATGTTCCTGATGTAGAAGAAGAAAAAATTGGCGTGTGTCCTAAATGCGGGAAAAAAGTATCTCCTGATTTTAAGCTCTGCCCATATTGTGGTTGCCGCTTATCATAG
- a CDS encoding FmdB family zinc ribbon protein, translated as MPIYEYQCTECGNVFEELQSFSDKPITQCPLCKGRVRKLVSKGVGLSFKGSGFYCTDYRSSHSSPAHSNCSSGCSTGNCSTCGSSSNSKAPALKTKE; from the coding sequence ATGCCAATTTATGAATACCAGTGCACAGAGTGTGGGAATGTGTTTGAAGAGTTGCAATCATTCTCTGATAAACCAATAACTCAATGTCCTCTCTGTAAAGGGAGAGTTAGAAAACTAGTAAGCAAGGGTGTGGGCTTATCTTTTAAGGGAAGCGGTTTTTACTGTACCGATTATCGTTCTTCTCATTCTTCACCTGCCCATTCAAATTGTTCAAGTGGTTGTAGCACTGGGAATTGTTCGACCTGTGGAAGTTCATCAAACTCAAAGGCCCCGGCTTTAAAGACGAAGGAATAA
- the groL gene encoding chaperonin GroEL (60 kDa chaperone family; promotes refolding of misfolded polypeptides especially under stressful conditions; forms two stacked rings of heptamers to form a barrel-shaped 14mer; ends can be capped by GroES; misfolded proteins enter the barrel where they are refolded when GroES binds) — protein sequence MMAKSIIFEEEARQSILRGVKILSEAVKVTLGPKGRNVVIEKKFGSPTITKDGVTVAKEVELADPKENVGAQLVKEVASKTSDDAGDGTTTATILAERIYRDGLRNVAAGSNPMLLKRGIDKAVDEVVKKLKEMSREVGERKEIAQVATIASNNDESIGNIISDAMEKVGKDGVITVEEAKGLETTLEVVEGLQFDRGYLSPYFITDPDRMEVVLESPYILIYEKKISAIKDLLPLLEKVVQRGRPLLIIAEEVEGEALATLVVNKLKGVINGAAVKAPGFGDRRKAMLEDIAIMTNGTFISEDLGIKLENLTLDDLGEASKVVIDKENTTIIEGKGTKDKIVARMNQIKRQVEETTSDYDREKLQERLAKIAGGVAVIHVGAATEAEMKEKKARVEDALHATRAAVEEGIVPGGGVALIRCASAIDSLPLTGDEKIGSNIIKKALEEPARMIAENAGEEGSIIVEKIKSSEKPTFGYNALTNEFVDMYEAGIIDPTKVTRAALQNAASVASIMLTTESVVTEIPEKEKTPPMMPPNPDMGY from the coding sequence ATAATGGCGAAATCAATCATTTTTGAAGAAGAAGCCAGACAGTCAATTTTAAGAGGAGTAAAAATTCTGTCTGAAGCAGTCAAAGTGACTTTAGGTCCAAAAGGAAGAAATGTTGTTATTGAAAAGAAATTTGGATCACCAACAATTACCAAAGACGGAGTAACCGTTGCTAAAGAAGTTGAATTAGCCGACCCCAAAGAAAACGTTGGTGCTCAACTGGTAAAAGAAGTTGCTTCTAAAACCAGCGATGATGCCGGAGATGGAACGACAACAGCAACTATTCTTGCTGAAAGAATTTATCGTGATGGCTTGCGAAACGTTGCAGCTGGTTCCAACCCGATGTTATTAAAAAGGGGTATTGATAAAGCAGTTGATGAAGTCGTTAAAAAGTTAAAAGAAATGAGTAGAGAAGTTGGTGAAAGAAAAGAAATTGCGCAGGTTGCTACCATTGCTTCCAATAATGATGAATCTATCGGAAATATTATATCTGATGCGATGGAAAAGGTAGGAAAAGATGGAGTTATCACTGTTGAAGAAGCCAAAGGATTGGAAACTACCTTAGAAGTTGTTGAAGGGCTTCAATTTGATAGAGGATATCTCTCGCCTTACTTTATCACTGACCCCGATCGCATGGAAGTTGTTTTAGAAAGTCCCTATATCCTTATTTATGAGAAGAAGATCTCGGCTATTAAAGACTTACTTCCTCTATTAGAAAAAGTTGTTCAACGAGGGAGGCCTTTGCTTATTATTGCTGAAGAAGTTGAAGGTGAAGCTCTTGCTACTTTAGTAGTCAATAAGCTTAAGGGTGTCATTAATGGAGCAGCGGTTAAGGCACCAGGTTTTGGTGATCGCAGAAAAGCTATGTTAGAGGATATCGCTATTATGACGAATGGTACTTTTATATCCGAAGACTTAGGAATTAAATTAGAAAACCTAACCCTTGATGATTTAGGAGAGGCCAGCAAAGTAGTAATTGACAAGGAAAACACCACTATCATTGAAGGAAAAGGCACTAAAGATAAGATTGTTGCCCGAATGAACCAGATCAAGCGTCAGGTTGAAGAAACCACTTCTGATTATGATCGTGAGAAATTACAAGAACGATTGGCAAAAATTGCCGGTGGTGTCGCAGTTATTCATGTTGGAGCCGCGACCGAAGCTGAAATGAAAGAAAAGAAAGCTCGGGTTGAAGATGCCCTTCATGCTACCCGTGCTGCAGTAGAAGAAGGAATAGTTCCCGGTGGTGGAGTTGCATTAATTCGCTGTGCTTCAGCAATCGATAGTTTGCCATTGACCGGAGATGAAAAAATTGGCTCTAATATAATAAAAAAGGCTTTAGAAGAGCCAGCTCGAATGATTGCTGAAAATGCTGGAGAAGAAGGTTCAATCATTGTAGAGAAAATCAAAAGTTCGGAGAAACCAACCTTTGGGTACAATGCACTAACCAATGAATTTGTTGATATGTATGAAGCAGGAATTATTGATCCTACCAAAGTAACCCGTGCAGCATTACAAAATGCGGCTAGTGTCGCCTCCATAATGTTGACTACCGAATCAGTCGTGACTGAGATACCTGAAAAGGAAAAAACACCCCCAATGATGCCACCAAACCCTGATATGGGTTATTAA
- the groES gene encoding co-chaperone GroES: MNIKPLGDRILVKRIEEEEVHKGGIIIPDTAKEKPQQGSIVAVGSGKVNEDGNRMPLEVKAGDRVLFGKYAGSEVKIGDEEYLIMREDDILGIIEE; the protein is encoded by the coding sequence GTGAATATTAAACCACTCGGAGATCGCATCCTTGTAAAAAGGATCGAAGAAGAAGAAGTTCATAAAGGCGGCATTATTATTCCCGATACCGCAAAGGAAAAACCACAACAAGGTTCAATTGTTGCTGTTGGTAGTGGCAAAGTAAACGAAGATGGAAATCGTATGCCTCTTGAAGTAAAAGCAGGTGATCGAGTACTTTTCGGGAAATATGCTGGCTCGGAAGTAAAGATTGGCGACGAAGAGTATCTCATTATGCGAGAGGATGACATTCTCGGAATTATCGAAGAGTAG